A stretch of Candidatus Vicinibacter affinis DNA encodes these proteins:
- a CDS encoding uridine kinase: protein MSDRQSILIGISGGSGSGKTAFINALRTVFKPEELGLISEDNYYKPREQQQKDERGVINFDIPDAIDQDAFVGDLHRLLKQEPVSRKEYVFNNDLALAGDIQIVPARIYIVEGLFIFYREEVRKLLDLKVLIHAKDELRIIRRIKRDQAERNYPLEDVLYRYQHHVAPAYELYIQPFQEDLDLIINNNLHFNKGVDLMTAYLRSILDKP, encoded by the coding sequence ATGAGCGATAGACAATCTATATTGATAGGCATTTCGGGTGGCAGTGGATCCGGTAAGACCGCCTTTATCAATGCCCTGAGGACTGTCTTTAAGCCGGAGGAACTTGGGTTAATTTCTGAAGACAATTATTACAAACCCAGAGAACAACAACAAAAAGATGAAAGGGGGGTGATCAATTTTGACATCCCGGATGCCATCGATCAGGATGCCTTTGTAGGAGATTTACATCGGTTGTTGAAACAAGAACCCGTATCCCGTAAGGAATATGTTTTCAACAACGATCTTGCCCTTGCAGGTGACATTCAAATCGTTCCTGCCAGGATTTATATTGTAGAAGGACTTTTTATATTTTACAGAGAGGAAGTTCGTAAGCTGCTCGACCTTAAAGTACTGATCCATGCCAAAGACGAACTGAGAATCATCCGGCGAATCAAAAGAGATCAGGCTGAACGCAATTATCCCCTGGAAGATGTATTGTACCGTTATCAACACCATGTGGCCCCGGCCTATGAATTGTACATCCAGCCATTTCAGGAAGATTTGGATTTGATCATTAACAATAACCTGCACTTCAATAAAGGAGTAGATCTGATGACTGCATATCTTCGGTCCATTCTGGATAAGCCCTAA
- a CDS encoding helix-turn-helix domain-containing protein, translating to MEVICLEDEAFYTLIDRVVARIKDKEGIKEDRWISTEEAMNKLRIKSKTTLQKLRDESKIRFSQPEKKIILYDRNSIYTYLDQNANNLL from the coding sequence ATGGAAGTTATTTGTCTTGAAGATGAAGCTTTTTATACTTTAATTGACAGGGTCGTTGCTCGAATTAAGGACAAAGAAGGCATTAAAGAGGATAGGTGGATTTCCACAGAAGAAGCCATGAACAAGCTTAGGATAAAAAGCAAAACAACCTTACAAAAACTTCGAGATGAAAGCAAAATCCGATTTTCTCAACCGGAAAAGAAAATTATTCTTTATGACCGGAACTCTATTTACACTTATTTAGATCAAAACGCAAACAACTTATTATGA
- a CDS encoding T9SS type A sorting domain-containing protein encodes MNRFITPAKWMLSLLTLFLYFTPAEQVAGKSPHLKNLQAMPPLACNDLVQVSLDEFCWATLSPDMLLEDMQGAPSDYYIEVSYKGVVQSDIIFDASDINKFYDYKIWHIPSKNSCWGKVKIEDKLPPNLLCSNDTIRCGRSISPDSLGFPIVAPGLFFIGKDPSKVNGYIVSGWDACGLAYLYYEDHLVDNGCNFTFFKKIYRSWYAQDAIGNKSFCVDTICIYTPTAIDIVYPRDYDGIDHAYIHCGDVFPKLPNGNPDPSYTGHPVPKFCSTLNASYTDLKIPICPNTFKILRRWVILDWCSGDIYEHNQIIKVVDDEAPQFKAPAEFTVGMAPYTCVTDYKLPRPDSVTDCGNWVYDVYVKLMDEQTGNPLPKSKDYIVFNKTDSCYYLRGAPQGRIWVIYVVTDLCGNSREHQTEAGVVDDLLPIAICDQKTVISLTSDGTAKAFAETFDDGSIDNCGILEFNVRRMDSTCNNGTHRFGPYVEFCCLDVGNVIMIALEVTDAYGNKNTCMVEATVQEKEAPIIIAPSDLTISCEFDRSDLNVFGGIKTSQADRKPIIIRDYYYSPPKYEAGIDGYAYDNCSVTVTDTAIYDLVCNQGVIYRIFTARDKQGFVSVDTQRIFVWNPRPFSINDIKWPDTLVAINSCRSAVVHPNNTGAPKFLNTNCAQVAANYADTKLTLLDSVCYKILRKWTVVDWCQFNKNKYDGIWEFNQIIYISNSEPPTIYTCDTARICDNSAYYDPRNQNCLVNYDLTGIADDDCTNTSDLKWSYRLDIGNDGSYEPLANGNRVTGVLPVGTHKVKWIVSDQCGNFSSCDQVFILKDCKKPTPYCYSGINTVVMPTTGNITVWAKDLDINSFDNCTQKENLRFSFSEDVNNKSITYTCDSLKKQAFVIFTVRLYVTDEAGNQDYCETSIRIQDNQNVCGRNFANASGQISRADQTSIPAAEVIAFDKNNQMLKLVNTNQNGQYAFNDLLVKETEHFVVERNDFAGNGVSTYDILLIQKHILGVKELDSPYKLLAADVNNTKTITARDIADLRKVVLGVKDYFPNQKIWRFFSTKFAFGDEKEPWDGKEQLDVKDLTDQFDQLNFVGVKTGDVDNSANVNLVNQNTSRSSKIYNFNLGTPIPVAESYLIPVLLTEDINLEGFQLSLHVKENMVPVSGGIKMEAFNFNAEKGTLKISWHSPESIKMNTGQVLFYLETRNVEALNSIELDRESMRPEVYATEGGVFELVLKAKGGIFTEDFFTLGQNIPNPYAGQTFIPVELSVACKAQLSVFDATGQLIHKKELYLNKGMNQISLHRHEIGQPGIYMYKLETHLGSKVRKMIIRD; translated from the coding sequence ATGAACCGATTTATTACCCCAGCTAAGTGGATGTTGTCTTTATTGACCCTTTTTCTCTATTTTACTCCGGCGGAGCAAGTAGCAGGAAAATCTCCACATTTGAAAAATCTTCAGGCCATGCCACCGTTGGCTTGCAATGACCTGGTCCAGGTCTCCTTAGATGAGTTCTGTTGGGCTACCTTGTCTCCGGATATGCTTCTGGAGGACATGCAAGGTGCTCCTTCTGACTACTACATAGAAGTTTCGTATAAAGGTGTGGTCCAGTCGGATATTATTTTTGATGCCAGTGACATCAACAAGTTCTACGATTATAAGATCTGGCACATTCCATCTAAAAACTCGTGTTGGGGAAAAGTAAAAATTGAAGATAAACTTCCACCCAATCTTTTATGCAGCAATGATACCATCCGATGCGGAAGAAGTATTTCTCCTGATTCATTGGGTTTTCCAATTGTAGCACCGGGTTTGTTTTTTATTGGGAAAGATCCATCCAAGGTAAATGGCTATATTGTTTCAGGATGGGATGCCTGTGGATTGGCTTATTTATATTACGAGGACCATCTTGTGGACAATGGATGTAATTTTACTTTCTTCAAGAAAATTTATCGCAGTTGGTATGCTCAAGACGCGATTGGTAATAAGAGTTTTTGTGTTGATACCATATGCATCTATACCCCCACAGCAATAGACATTGTTTATCCAAGAGATTATGATGGCATTGATCATGCCTACATTCATTGTGGAGATGTTTTTCCAAAACTTCCAAATGGTAATCCTGATCCATCATACACGGGACATCCTGTGCCAAAATTTTGTTCGACGCTGAATGCATCTTACACAGATTTAAAAATTCCTATTTGTCCTAATACGTTTAAAATTTTACGCAGATGGGTAATTCTTGATTGGTGTTCAGGAGATATATATGAACACAATCAGATCATTAAGGTGGTAGATGATGAAGCACCTCAATTTAAGGCGCCTGCAGAATTTACAGTAGGGATGGCACCTTATACCTGTGTCACCGATTACAAATTGCCGAGACCGGATTCAGTAACAGATTGCGGAAACTGGGTATATGATGTATATGTGAAATTAATGGATGAACAAACTGGTAACCCATTACCAAAGAGCAAAGACTATATTGTATTCAATAAAACAGACAGTTGTTATTACCTGAGGGGAGCACCACAAGGCAGGATTTGGGTTATTTATGTAGTGACGGATTTGTGTGGCAATTCAAGAGAACATCAGACCGAAGCCGGTGTAGTGGATGATTTATTACCAATTGCCATTTGTGATCAGAAGACCGTTATTTCTCTTACATCGGATGGTACGGCCAAGGCGTTTGCAGAAACATTTGACGATGGTTCTATCGATAACTGCGGAATTCTGGAATTCAATGTAAGAAGAATGGACAGTACCTGCAACAATGGAACTCATAGGTTTGGCCCTTACGTAGAGTTCTGTTGCCTGGATGTTGGAAATGTAATTATGATTGCTCTTGAAGTAACCGATGCCTATGGAAATAAAAATACCTGCATGGTAGAAGCTACCGTTCAGGAAAAAGAAGCGCCGATCATTATTGCACCTTCTGATCTGACCATCTCATGTGAATTCGACAGAAGTGATTTGAATGTTTTCGGTGGAATTAAAACCAGTCAGGCAGACAGAAAGCCCATCATCATAAGAGATTACTATTACAGTCCGCCAAAATATGAAGCAGGCATTGATGGATATGCATATGATAATTGTTCGGTGACAGTTACTGATACGGCTATTTATGATTTAGTCTGTAATCAGGGTGTCATTTACAGAATTTTTACAGCCAGGGACAAACAAGGTTTTGTTTCGGTTGATACACAAAGGATTTTTGTTTGGAATCCAAGGCCATTTAGCATAAATGATATTAAATGGCCCGATACTCTGGTTGCTATAAATTCTTGCCGTTCAGCAGTGGTGCATCCAAATAATACAGGTGCTCCAAAATTTTTGAACACCAACTGCGCACAGGTAGCGGCTAATTATGCAGACACAAAGCTTACTTTGCTGGACAGTGTGTGTTATAAAATACTCAGGAAGTGGACAGTGGTAGACTGGTGTCAGTTCAACAAAAATAAATATGATGGAATTTGGGAATTCAATCAAATCATTTATATCTCCAATTCGGAACCACCTACAATATATACTTGCGATACAGCAAGGATATGTGATAATTCAGCCTATTATGATCCAAGAAATCAGAATTGTCTGGTGAATTATGATCTCACCGGTATTGCAGATGATGACTGTACCAATACTTCTGATTTAAAATGGTCCTATAGATTAGATATAGGCAATGATGGAAGTTATGAACCTCTTGCCAATGGTAACAGAGTGACCGGAGTATTGCCGGTAGGGACCCACAAAGTAAAATGGATTGTATCGGATCAGTGTGGAAATTTCAGCAGCTGTGATCAGGTTTTCATTTTGAAGGATTGCAAAAAACCAACACCATATTGCTACTCGGGAATAAACACGGTAGTAATGCCGACTACAGGAAATATAACTGTTTGGGCTAAAGATCTGGATATAAACAGTTTTGACAACTGTACACAAAAAGAGAATCTTAGATTTTCATTCAGTGAAGATGTAAACAATAAGTCCATTACCTATACTTGTGACAGTCTTAAAAAGCAGGCATTCGTAATCTTTACGGTAAGGTTGTATGTAACAGATGAGGCAGGTAACCAGGATTATTGTGAGACCAGCATCAGAATACAGGATAATCAAAATGTATGTGGTCGAAATTTTGCCAATGCGAGTGGTCAGATCTCAAGAGCGGATCAAACATCCATACCGGCAGCAGAAGTCATTGCATTCGATAAAAATAATCAAATGCTCAAATTGGTAAACACCAATCAAAATGGTCAGTATGCATTCAATGATTTGCTGGTTAAAGAGACAGAACATTTTGTAGTAGAGCGTAACGACTTCGCAGGGAACGGTGTGTCCACATACGATATCTTATTGATCCAAAAACATATTTTGGGTGTAAAAGAACTGGACTCTCCATACAAATTATTGGCTGCAGATGTAAACAATACTAAAACAATTACAGCTCGTGACATTGCAGATCTAAGAAAGGTAGTATTGGGTGTCAAAGATTATTTTCCGAATCAAAAAATATGGAGATTCTTCTCAACCAAATTTGCTTTTGGAGATGAAAAAGAACCATGGGATGGAAAGGAACAGCTGGACGTGAAAGATCTTACTGATCAATTCGATCAATTGAATTTTGTGGGAGTCAAAACAGGAGATGTTGACAATTCTGCCAACGTCAATCTTGTGAACCAAAACACTTCCCGATCAAGTAAGATCTATAACTTTAATCTGGGTACTCCGATTCCTGTTGCAGAATCCTATTTGATTCCGGTGCTGTTGACTGAAGATATTAATTTGGAAGGATTCCAGTTAAGCCTTCACGTGAAGGAAAACATGGTGCCAGTATCTGGTGGAATTAAAATGGAGGCATTTAATTTTAATGCTGAAAAAGGGACATTAAAGATTAGCTGGCACAGTCCTGAAAGTATCAAAATGAATACCGGTCAGGTATTATTTTATCTGGAGACTCGTAATGTGGAGGCTTTGAATTCCATTGAATTGGATCGCGAATCCATGCGTCCGGAGGTGTATGCTACAGAAGGAGGAGTTTTCGAATTGGTATTAAAAGCGAAGGGAGGAATTTTTACAGAAGATTTCTTTACGCTTGGTCAGAATATTCCCAACCCTTATGCAGGTCAGACCTTTATCCCGGTGGAATTGTCAGTTGCCTGTAAAGCTCAATTAAGTGTGTTTGATGCCACTGGACAATTGATTCACAAGAAAGAACTTTACCTGAATAAGGGCATGAATCAAATCAGTCTGCATCGCCATGAAATAGGGCAGCCGGGTATATACATGTACAAACTGGAGACCCATTTGGGATCCAAGGTAAGAAAAATGATCATCCGGGATTGA
- a CDS encoding Na+ dependent nucleoside transporter: MLDILRSLLGILVLVLICYALSAHRKKIDWKLVGTGLLLQFVFAILVLKIPIVKKLFEALASIFVVFLDFTKEGSRFLFGKEMIDNIPAYGYIFAIQVLPTVLFFSAFTSMLYYLGVLQKIVYGIAWVMNRTMRLSGAESLSAAGNIFLGQTEAPLLIKPYIEHMTRSEVLCVMVGGMATIAGGVLAAYVGFLGGTDPVQQQIYATHLLSASIMSTPAALVASKMLLPETEPEQINSEIHISKDKIGANLLEAISNGTSDGLRLAVNVGAMLIVFTALIYMVNFVLQNSIGEWFGLNDMVKEFTDGKYTHFSLQFILGMICSPLAWLLGVPAADMMYAGQLLGEKTILNEFYAYTTMGNFKLNGLMSERGLIICTYALCGFSNFASIGIQIGGIGALAPNQKSTLAELGIKALIGGTVACFFTAAIAGLII; this comes from the coding sequence ATGTTAGACATTTTAAGAAGCTTGCTGGGAATATTGGTCCTGGTATTGATCTGTTACGCCCTAAGCGCCCACAGAAAAAAAATTGATTGGAAACTGGTAGGCACAGGTTTGTTGTTACAATTTGTTTTTGCCATCCTGGTATTGAAGATACCCATTGTAAAAAAATTATTCGAAGCGCTTGCCAGTATTTTTGTCGTGTTCCTGGACTTTACAAAAGAGGGTTCCCGTTTTTTATTCGGAAAGGAAATGATAGACAATATACCCGCCTATGGATATATTTTTGCCATCCAGGTCTTACCAACTGTCCTCTTCTTCTCTGCGTTTACCTCCATGCTTTACTACCTGGGTGTTCTTCAAAAGATAGTTTACGGAATTGCCTGGGTCATGAATCGGACGATGAGGCTTTCAGGCGCTGAGAGTCTTTCTGCGGCAGGAAATATTTTTCTGGGGCAAACGGAGGCCCCACTACTTATCAAGCCCTATATCGAGCATATGACCCGATCAGAAGTACTCTGTGTGATGGTTGGGGGAATGGCCACCATCGCCGGAGGTGTTTTGGCTGCCTATGTAGGATTCCTGGGTGGAACGGATCCGGTCCAGCAACAAATCTATGCGACTCACTTGCTCTCTGCCTCTATCATGTCCACACCTGCTGCCCTGGTGGCATCAAAAATGCTGTTACCTGAAACAGAACCTGAACAAATCAATTCGGAAATACACATTTCTAAAGATAAAATTGGTGCCAATCTTTTAGAAGCCATATCCAATGGAACATCCGATGGCCTTAGACTTGCAGTGAATGTGGGTGCCATGCTGATCGTATTTACGGCCTTGATTTACATGGTAAATTTTGTACTTCAAAATTCCATTGGAGAGTGGTTTGGTCTGAATGATATGGTGAAAGAATTTACGGATGGAAAGTATACCCACTTTTCGCTGCAATTTATTTTGGGGATGATTTGTTCTCCTCTGGCGTGGTTATTGGGAGTACCAGCTGCAGATATGATGTACGCAGGTCAATTGCTTGGAGAAAAAACCATCCTGAACGAATTCTACGCCTATACTACCATGGGTAATTTTAAACTCAACGGGTTGATGAGTGAACGGGGATTGATCATTTGCACCTATGCTTTATGTGGTTTTTCAAATTTTGCTTCCATTGGGATTCAGATCGGAGGAATAGGTGCACTTGCACCCAATCAGAAATCCACACTTGCGGAACTTGGCATCAAAGCACTTATTGGAGGGACCGTCGCTTGTTTTTTTACTGCGGCCATTGCAGGGCTTATCATTTAA
- a CDS encoding gliding motility-associated C-terminal domain-containing protein, producing MKPNHCLSGHEADVWYLGKNGIKWINDTPTVITGFADYVGEVMSSICDKNGDLLLYSNGDFIFNKYHERLATIILKGGGSSSTFLILPQPGNDSIYYVFQPQATYGNINDTIFNLYYTVVNVKANNYHGKVLQLSQLLMNTSSEKVTAIRHCNGRDWWIIGLRATDEAFYSWILSDTGLTVNNPIVSYSGSVNHLLTYDQKNLGWLKPSHDGRYIVEVTAGGQLYSALELHRFNNTTGMIYDGIQVLDQADKFIYLYSIEWSPDQSKIYVTGYNSASGYDLFQLEINQFDKTKIRNSLTNIAATQSNIGSPILGADNKIYITNWGSKSEFLHVIHKPNLSGINCDFRYFDFSLGSKTSLGAPLYASGLQFPYRAYIQGEQFICHDTTVRYILTDPCSHPETQWSVFDGAKIIRHNEDTIDVYFGSSGTYSISATYPTECGFKSDTIEGEVQECDKPKPDHCLSGHEADVWYLGKNGIKWINDTPTVITGFADDVYEVQSSICDRSGDLLLYSDGNYIYNKFHERIANIRNYSGSSSSMFLILPQPENDSIYYVFHPQETTGSVNDSLFDLFFTVIDIRANLGHCKVLNLGQLLLKTSSEKVTGVRHCNGRDWWIIGLRATDEAFHSWILSDTGINVSNPIISYSGNINHLAFYDQENLGWLKPSHDGKFLIEVTSGSQLYSTLEIHKFNSTSGIITDGLQVLGQVDKFEELYSIEWSPNQQIIYVTGFNKSGGYDLFQMNVSKYDQYFIRSSLINLASTPSNIGSPVLGKDQKIYLTNYGTNLGNLHIIRKPNRLGMDCELELFNFDVMNELDLGAPLFASGLQFPYRVYIQGEQLVCQDTMVRYILTDPCSHPETQWSVFDGAKIMRQAEDTIDVYFGKSGNYRISATYPTECGFKTDTIEIEVEKCKCNNEISWSTIDTLVCQGSDASFKFSTTSKEVYLDNQKVNTDSFTLPNLQSDTCINLRLVYPRFCDSIIQICIRVLPVAVDSVIFNLCPNDSVFIYDTWYSKDTSFTLHYISKLICDSLVTYKVDAHSFDTSLVILDYCIGDTAIINNQKFWFTDTLHQLFQSTSGCLDSFQQLIISFNSNIKRTSQSYQRCFGDSIFILDHWYSGDTVLIDTLMSSSMCDSISTITIDILPAIAPIIINYSRCQGDTLLLTTSQGFLSITYSRMFKDTWTSFQGCDSVVLHQVSFYPNSSSSLLLSKCKGDSIFYKDKYYINPLKLVDSFSTVYGCDSLVSIEIVDYPVSSSSLVEMSSCLGDSILFQSNWFKKDTTIELLLTDQNGCDSIHQVSLSFRSLPDTTNLSLKVCKGDSIFYNGTYYYDSARIIRVFPSSNNCDSIVYVSIDLLSAPISSIDTFSICPGDSIYIDNRYYYDSVILSKKFQAVNGCDSFHTSIISLFASPETVIKHINFCKGDSVLVNSLWYKNPEELQFRFPSAQSCDSSILIKLQWHPPVDINLTTQLDLKLGSIVVLDAGIIQSGISYRWYPSDNLSCNDCSSPILTASKDTVYYLEIIDQNGCLTLDSIIIRIIKSTNNDIYLPTIFSPNDDNINDIWIPIVGSSDIDIYQISIYDRWGAMVFSTTTLAGWNGKIGSQPAIPGVYAYFISWQDGQGVRHNTRGDITLVR from the coding sequence TTGAAGCCTAATCACTGTCTTTCTGGCCATGAAGCTGATGTCTGGTATCTTGGCAAGAATGGTATAAAGTGGATAAATGATACTCCAACAGTTATTACTGGATTTGCAGATTATGTTGGTGAAGTTATGTCAAGTATATGTGATAAAAATGGTGATTTATTATTATACAGTAATGGTGATTTTATTTTTAATAAGTACCATGAAAGACTTGCTACAATTATTCTTAAAGGTGGTGGAAGCTCTTCTACGTTTTTAATTCTTCCTCAGCCTGGTAATGATTCAATTTATTATGTCTTTCAGCCTCAGGCAACTTATGGAAATATTAATGATACAATCTTTAATCTTTACTATACTGTAGTTAATGTAAAGGCAAATAATTATCATGGTAAGGTCTTACAACTAAGTCAATTATTAATGAATACAAGCTCTGAGAAAGTTACAGCCATCCGCCATTGCAATGGTAGAGACTGGTGGATTATAGGATTAAGAGCAACTGATGAAGCCTTTTATTCTTGGATTCTTTCAGATACTGGATTAACAGTTAATAATCCTATTGTTTCATATTCTGGTAGCGTTAATCATTTGCTTACCTATGATCAAAAGAATTTAGGTTGGCTAAAGCCAAGCCATGACGGAAGGTATATTGTAGAAGTTACAGCAGGTGGTCAGTTATATTCAGCATTAGAATTACATAGATTTAACAACACTACAGGAATGATTTATGATGGAATTCAGGTATTAGATCAAGCTGATAAATTTATTTATTTATATTCAATTGAATGGTCACCAGATCAGAGTAAGATATATGTGACTGGTTATAATAGTGCGTCAGGATATGATTTATTTCAGCTTGAAATTAATCAATTTGATAAGACTAAGATTCGAAATAGTCTAACTAATATTGCTGCAACACAATCCAATATTGGCTCACCTATATTAGGAGCAGATAATAAGATTTATATAACTAATTGGGGCTCTAAGTCGGAGTTTCTACATGTGATTCATAAGCCTAATCTTTCAGGTATTAATTGTGATTTTCGATATTTCGATTTTTCATTAGGTTCTAAGACAAGTCTAGGTGCTCCGCTATACGCATCTGGCTTACAATTCCCTTACAGAGCCTATATTCAAGGTGAGCAGTTTATCTGTCATGATACCACTGTAAGATATATACTTACTGATCCTTGTTCTCATCCTGAGACCCAATGGAGTGTATTCGATGGAGCCAAGATAATCCGACATAATGAAGACACCATTGATGTGTACTTTGGGTCAAGTGGCACTTATAGCATCTCAGCAACTTATCCTACGGAATGCGGATTTAAGTCTGATACGATAGAGGGTGAAGTACAAGAATGCGACAAGCCCAAGCCTGATCACTGCCTTTCTGGCCATGAGGCAGATGTCTGGTATCTTGGCAAGAATGGTATCAAGTGGATTAATGATACTCCAACGGTCATTACTGGTTTTGCAGATGATGTTTATGAAGTACAATCAAGTATATGTGATAGGTCTGGCGACTTACTACTATACAGTGATGGAAATTATATTTATAATAAATTTCATGAGAGAATTGCTAATATTCGTAATTATAGCGGATCAAGTAGCTCAATGTTCTTAATTCTTCCTCAACCCGAAAATGACTCTATTTATTATGTCTTTCATCCACAAGAGACAACAGGTTCTGTTAATGATTCTTTGTTTGATTTATTTTTCACAGTAATAGATATTAGGGCTAATCTCGGCCATTGTAAAGTCTTGAATCTTGGACAGCTATTACTCAAGACAAGTTCAGAGAAAGTTACTGGAGTTCGACATTGTAATGGTAGAGATTGGTGGATAATAGGACTAAGAGCCACCGATGAAGCATTTCATTCATGGATTCTTTCTGATACCGGCATAAATGTCAGTAATCCTATTATATCATATTCTGGTAATATAAATCACTTAGCTTTTTATGATCAAGAAAATCTTGGTTGGCTTAAACCAAGCCATGATGGAAAGTTTCTAATAGAAGTTACATCAGGAAGTCAGCTCTATTCAACATTAGAAATTCATAAGTTTAATTCCACGAGTGGTATAATAACCGATGGTTTACAAGTTTTAGGCCAAGTCGATAAATTTGAAGAGTTATATTCAATTGAATGGTCTCCCAATCAACAAATAATTTATGTTACAGGATTTAATAAGTCCGGAGGATATGATTTATTTCAAATGAACGTATCCAAGTATGATCAGTATTTTATAAGAAGCAGCTTAATAAACTTAGCTTCAACACCAAGTAATATAGGTTCACCTGTTTTAGGAAAGGATCAAAAAATCTATCTTACCAATTATGGAACTAATTTAGGTAATTTACATATTATTAGAAAGCCTAATAGACTAGGAATGGATTGTGAATTAGAACTTTTTAATTTTGATGTAATGAATGAGTTAGATTTAGGTGCTCCCTTATTTGCATCTGGCTTACAATTCCCATACAGAGTATATATACAAGGTGAGCAGCTAGTATGTCAAGACACAATGGTAAGGTATATTCTTACTGACCCCTGTTCTCATCCTGAGACGCAATGGAGCGTATTCGATGGTGCTAAGATAATGCGACAAGCTGAGGATACCATAGATGTATATTTTGGTAAGAGTGGCAATTATAGGATCTCAGCAACTTATCCTACAGAGTGTGGATTCAAGACAGATACAATTGAGATTGAAGTTGAGAAATGTAAGTGCAATAATGAGATATCTTGGAGCACAATTGATACCTTGGTTTGTCAAGGTTCTGATGCAAGTTTTAAATTCAGCACTACAAGTAAAGAAGTGTATTTAGATAATCAGAAGGTTAACACAGATAGCTTTACTTTGCCTAATCTTCAATCTGATACTTGTATTAATTTGAGACTTGTCTATCCGCGATTCTGTGATTCCATTATACAAATTTGTATTAGAGTATTGCCTGTTGCAGTTGATAGTGTTATTTTTAATTTATGCCCTAATGACTCTGTTTTTATCTATGATACTTGGTATTCTAAGGATACTAGCTTTACACTTCATTATATTAGTAAATTGATCTGTGACTCCCTTGTAACTTATAAAGTTGATGCTCATTCATTCGATACAAGTCTTGTGATCCTTGATTATTGTATTGGAGATACAGCGATTATTAATAATCAAAAGTTTTGGTTCACTGATACTTTACATCAGCTATTTCAATCTACCTCTGGCTGCTTGGATTCTTTTCAGCAACTTATTATTAGTTTTAATAGTAACATTAAGCGAACAAGTCAATCATATCAAAGATGCTTTGGAGATTCAATATTTATTCTTGATCATTGGTATTCTGGTGATACAGTTCTTATAGATACTCTTATGTCGAGCTCTATGTGTGATTCCATTAGTACCATCACTATTGATATATTACCAGCAATCGCACCCATTATTATTAATTATTCAAGATGTCAAGGAGATACATTGCTTTTAACTACCTCACAAGGATTTTTAAGTATTACGTACAGTCGAATGTTCAAGGATACATGGACTAGCTTCCAAGGATGTGATTCAGTAGTTCTCCACCAAGTTAGCTTTTATCCTAACAGTTCTTCTTCATTATTACTATCCAAGTGTAAAGGAGATAGCATCTTCTATAAGGATAAATATTATATTAATCCACTTAAGCTTGTCGATAGCTTTTCTACAGTATATGGATGTGATTCTTTGGTATCCATTGAGATTGTAGATTATCCTGTAAGTAGCTCAAGTCTAGTGGAGATGAGTTCTTGTCTTGGTGATTCTATATTATTTCAATCTAATTGGTTTAAAAAGGATACAACAATAGAACTTTTATTAACCGACCAGAATGGTTGTGATAGTATTCATCAAGTAAGTCTAAGTTTTAGATCTTTACCTGATACAACTAACTTAAGCTTAAAGGTATGCAAGGGTGATTCTATTTTTTATAATGGAACTTATTATTATGATTCTGCACGGATTATAAGAGTGTTTCCTAGTTCCAATAATTGTGATTCAATTGTTTATGTAAGTATAGATCTTCTTTCAGCTCCAATTTCATCCATTGATACTTTCTCAATTTGTCCAGGAGATTCAATATATATTGATAATCGATATTATTATGATTCAGTAATCTTGAGTAAGAAGTTTCAAGCCGTGAATGGCTGTGATTCTTTTCATACTTCTATTATTTCATTATTTGCTTCTCCTGAGACTGTGATAAAGCATATAAACTTTTGCAAAGGTGATTCCGTCTTAGTTAATTCCTTATGGTACAAGAATCCTGAAGAATTGCAATTCAGATTTCCTTCAGCACAAAGTTGTGACAGCAGTATTTTAATAAAGTTGCAATGGCACCCCCCGGTAGATATCAATCTAACTACTCAATTAGATTTAAAGCTAGGTTCTATCGTTGTATTAGATGCAGGAATTATTCAATCTGGCATTTCATATCGGTGGTATCCTTCTGATAACCTGTCTTGTAATGATTGTAGTAGTCCTATACTTACTGCTTCAAAAGATACAGTTTATTATCTAGAGATTATTGATCAGAATGGTTGCCTTACATTGGATTCAATAATTATTAGAATTATCAAGTCAACTAATAATGACATATACCTTCCAACGATATTTAGTCCTAATGATGATAATATTAATGACATATGGATCCCTATCGTTGGAAGCAGCGATATTGATATATATCAGATTTCAATCTATGATAGATGGGGAGCTATGGTCTTCTCAACAACTACTCTAGCAGGCTGGAATGGTAAGATTGGAAGCCAGCCAGCAATTCCTGGAGTGTATGCTTATTTCATTTCTTGGCAAGATGGTCAAGGAGTTAGGCATAATACGCGAGGAGATATTACTCTGGTTAGATAG